GTGTGCTTGACAGCACTGTGCCTACAGGCACACCCTCGGGGAACACGGATGAGTATCCACTGGTGACTATTGTGTCGCCCGGGGTAAACTCGGAGTGCTTCGGGAGCTCTTCGAGAAGAGCTTCGCCGGGGTCCTGACCGTCCCATACCAGCGAGCCGACCTGGTCATGCCCTTTCACCTTGCACGACAGACGCAGGTAGGGGTTGAGCACGGATATGAGCCGTGCGGTGTGATCGCCGACCACGTTAACTATGCCTACAATTCCGTTCTGGTCCATCACTCCCATCTCGGGCTCTATGCCGTCGAGCCGTCCTTTCTGAATCGTGATATAGTTGTGCGCACGATTGACGGAGTTGTTGATAACATGGGCTATCACGAAATGGTAGCGTGACAATGCGGAGTCCACACTCATGGTGTCGGCATATGCCTTTTCGCGATAGTTGCGTATCACATCGTTGAGACGGTATATCTCAAGCTCAAGATCGGAGTTGCGACGCTGCAGGTCCTCGTTGATCTCCTTAAGAAAGAAGTACGAGGACACACTGTTGGTGGTACTGTAGAGTCCTGATGCAACCCTGTTGGCTGACGTCAGATACACATGATGCTGGAACGGGTTGCCCGAGAAGAGCAACACGAATCCGGCAATCAGGTATACGAAGAACAGAAACCACGAACTGAACCTTACAAGGAATTTAAGCAGCTCGCTCACTGTGAGGGATTATCCTAAAGAATTAGCAGGAATAAGTAACGGTAGAGGTCAGGCGGCAGCGGGTCACCTGATAAGGAACGAGAATGTCTCGATGTTCTTGAGTGCCACACCTGTGCCCTTAGCCACTGCGAGCAGGGGGTCCTCGGCGATATGGAACTGGATGCCGATCTTGTCGGTGAGACGCTTGTCAAGACCGCGGAGCATCGCGCCGCCGCCGGCAAGGAATATACCGTTCATTACAATGTCGGAGTAGAGTTCAGGCGGGGTCTCGTCAAGAGCCTGGAGGACGGCTGCCTCGATGCGGGATATCGACTTCTCTATGCAATGGGAAATCTCCTGGTAGCTGACAGGCACTTCCATGGGGAGGGCTGTCATCTTGTTAGGACCGTGGACGATGAAGTCCTCCGGCGGATTCTCAAGCTCGGTGAGGGCGGAACCCACGTGGATCTTGATCATCTCGGCTGTGCGCTCGCCCACCTTTACGTTGTGGACGCGGCTCATGTGCTCCATGATGTCGTCGGTGAGGTCGTCGCCTGCCACCTGGATGCTCTTGTTGGAGACGATGCCTCCGAGTGAAATCACGGCAATCTCGGTGGTACCGCCACCTATATCGACAATCATGTTGCCCTGAGGGGCGAGAACGTCGATGCCGATACCGAGCGCGGCTGCCATGGGTTCGTAAATCATGTAGACATCACGTCCGCCGGCGTGCTCGGAGGAGTCGCGGACGGCACGGATCTCAACCTCGGTGGAGCCTGAGGGGATGCCTACAACCATCTTCATTGAAGGAGAGAACCAGTTGTTCTTGGAGCTGGCTTTCTTGATGAGCCCGCGGATCATCATCTCGGCAGCATTGAAGTTGGCTATGACGCCTTTACGCAGAGGGCGTATGGTCTCTATGCCGTCGTTCTCCTTGCCTTGCATGAGCTTGGCCTCGCGCCCTACAGCCATAAGCTTGCCGGTGCGCTTCTCCAGTGCTACAATCGAGGGCTCGTCGATGACGATCTTATCGTTGTGTATGATGATAGTATTGGCAGTACCAAGGTCAATAGCTATCTCTTTGGTGAATGAAAAAAGTCCCATTTAAGTCTGTGTTTAAATGCAGTAAGAGGAAAGTGTTGCGGTGTGTGTTACTAATCAGTGCTTGAAGTGACGGAACCCGGTGATGACCATCGCCATATCGTGCTCGTTGCAGTAGGCTACGCTCTCGTTGTCACGGATGGAGCCTCCGGGATGAATCACTGCCGTGATGCCTGCCTGACCGGCTATCTCCACACAATCAGGGAAGGGGAAGAATGCATCGGACGCCATTACCGCACCGTTGAGGTCGTGGCCGAATGAACGAGCCTTCTCGATAGCCTGCCTGAGAGCGTCGACACGTGAAGTCTGACCGACACCGCTGGCAAGGAGCATACCGCCCTTGGCAAGAACGATGGCGTTGCTCTTGGAGTTCTTGACAATCTTATTGGCAAAGAGGAGGTCGGAGGCCTGCCCGGGTGTCACTGCCTTCTCGGTGACCTGCTGAAGATCCTCAGTGGTCTCCACCTTAAGGTCGCGGTCCTGAACCAACGCGCCGTTGAGACATGAGCGGAACTGGCGTGTGGTGCCGAGGGGTGATTTCTGGACGAGGATTATACGGTTTTTCTTCTGCTTCAGCACCTCAAGGGCCTCGGGTGTGTAGGCAGGAGCTATTATCACTTCAAAGAATATCTTGTTGATCTCCTCAGCAGCTTCGGCATCCACGGTGCCGTTGGTGATGAGGACTCCTCCGAATGCGCTCACGGGGTCACCTGCCAGGGCTTCCTTCCATGCCTCGGCAATGGTGGGACGAGTGGCGAGACCGCAGGCATTGTTGTGCTTGAGCACTGCAAAGGTAGGCTCGGAGAACTCAGAGACAAGTGTGACAGCCGCATCAATGTCAAGGAGATTGTTGTATGATATATCTTTGCCATGAAGCTGCTCAAACATGCCGTCGAAATCGCCATAGAAAGTACCTTTCTGGTGAGGGTTCTCGCCATAGCGCATGGTCTTGGCATCATCGAACGCTATGCGAAGCTCCTTGCACTCGGCTATCGGAGACTCGACGGAAGTGGAAGCGAAGTAGTTGCAGATGTCAGTGTCGTAGCCTGACGAAACGGCGAAAGCCTGTCCGGCAAACCAGCGACGCTCCTCAAGGGATGATTCCGCGCCATTGCGCCTGAGCATTTCAGCGAGGGGGGCATACTGTGCCTTGGATGCCACGATGACAACATCGTTGTAGTTCTTTGCCGCACCGCGGATAAGGGATATGCCGCCTATATCTATCTTCTCGATGATATCAGCCTCGGATGCTCCCGATGCCACGGTCGCGCTGAAGGGATAGAGGTCGACGATCACGAGATCGATCTCGGGGATATCATACTGCGCTATCTGAGCGCGGTCGCCCTCATTGTCGCGGCGGTTAAGGATACCACCGAACACCTTGGGGTGAAGAGTCTTGACGCGTCCGCCAAGAATAGACGGATAGCCGGTAAGGTCCTCGACAGCGGCACATTCGTAGCCCAATCCTTCGATGAAGGAGCGTGTACCTCCGGTAGAAATGAATTTCACTCCATTGCTGTTGAGAAGCGACAAAATTTCTTCGAGCCCGTCCTTATAGAACACTGATACGAGCGCGGTCTTGATGCGTTTATTATCTGACATGAGGGTAGCTATTGGATTTTTCAGAGTGCAAAGGTAGTGAATTTTACTCACTTAATAAAGCCATAGAAGAAGTTTTAAGAAACTTTTTTATCTGTCATTCAAGGCTGCCTACCACAAGGAAGGCCAGGCCGACAAGCAGCATGGAGAGGTCGACAAGCTTGAGGCGGATGTTCTTTTCGTGGAGTGCCACCACTCCGTAGAAGAATGACACGATGACACTCCCACGGCGTATCATAGAGACAACGGCTATCATGGAGCCGTCCAGCGACAGGGAGTAGAAGTAGGCTATATCGGCGACTGTGAGGAACACGGATATGAGCGGGATGGTCCACCGCCATCGCAACGGTGTGGAGACTCCGCTGACTCTCATTATCACGAAGAGTGTCACCCCCATGATGACAAGCTGATAGAGCGAATACCATGCCTGGACCTCAAGAGGCTCGAAGCGAGTGAGAAGGTATTTGTCGTAGAGGGCACTCACTGCGCCGAGTGCGGTGGCACCTATCGCCATCCATACCCATCGGCTGTGCTTCAGGGAGAAACCCTCCCTGCCCCCTACCCTGCTGATGAAGAACAGGGACCAGAAGCCGATGATGACGCCGGTCCACTGCCATGCGTTGAGGCGTTCGCCGAAGATGACAAGCGCGCCGACCAGCACAAGAACAGGACGTGAAGCATTGACGGGACCGGCAATGGTGAGAGGCAGGTGCTTGATGCTGGCATAGCCCAACAGCCAGGAGCCAAGGACTATGCCCGACTTTATGAGTATGTAGCCGTGGCCGGCAAGAGTGTTGCCCAAGCCATAATTGCCGTGGGAAATCCCGATGATGATCACAGGGAGCATGAAAAGCGCGCCGAAGCATGTGTTGAGGAAGAGTACTCCGAGCACGTTGTTGCCGCTGACGGAGAGCTTCTTCATCACATCATAGAACCCAAGGCAAAGTGCCGAGAGCGTGGCAAGAAGAACCCACATATGTCAAGCAAAAGCGGGTTATGCCAGTGATGCCTGAGCATCCTCAGCGGGGGCGAGACGATTTGCCATCACGACCGCTTTGGTGATGTGGTCGCATATGTGGTCCTCACCGAGGAGCCTGTCGATACCGGCATTGACAAGAGCCTCACGCACATTGTCCTTGACCCCCGACAATACCACATGGATGCCAGCCTCCTGGGAGGACTTTATAAGAATCTCAAGGTTGTGGATGCCTGTTGAGTCGATGAACGGGACTTTGCGCATACGGATTATGCGCACGGAGGGCTTGCGTCCGAGGGTGGAGCGCATCATCTCGTCGAACTTTGTGGCGACACCGAAGAAGAAAGGACCGTCAATCTCATAGATCTCTACTCCGGGGTTGACGTTGAGCACCTCATGGACTGTGGACTCCGACCCTTCGGCTATATCGAGCTTCTGGGAGTACACCTTGATCTCAATGTTATCCATCACACGACGGAGGAACAGGATTATGGCAAGGAGCAGCCCCATCTCTATAGCGATGGTGAGGTCGAATATCACTGTGAGAAGGAAGGTGACGGCAAGAACGGATATGTCGCTCTTGGGGCTGTGGAACAACGCGCGTATGGTGCGCCATCCGCTCATGTTGTAGGCTACAACTATGAGCACCGCTGCGAGGCAGGACATGGGCACAAGGTTGATGAGCGGCATGAGGAAGAGGAATATGAGGAAGAGGACGACCGCGTGCACGATGCCGGCGACAGGTGTGCGTCCGCCGTTTGTGATATTGGTCATGGTGCGTGCGATGGCTCCGGTGACAGGGATGCCGCCGAAGAACGGGACGACGATATTTGCCATGCCCTGCCCGATAAGCTCGGTGTTGGAATCGGTGCGTGATCCGGTGACACCGTCGGCGACAGTAGCCGACAGGAGGCTCTCTATAGCTCCTAGGATGGCTATCGTGAACGCCGAGGGGAGGAGACGGTTGATGGTCGCCATGTTGAGCTCGAAACCGTGAGGCTGCGGGATATCTGTGGCAAGCTCACCGAAGCGGTCGCCGATAGTCTCGACATGGATGCCAGGGATGAGGAACACCACAGCGGTGACGATGATGATAGCGAGCAGGGCTCCGGGCAGGCGGCGCGACAGCTTAGGGGTGATGACTATTATCAGCAATGACACCACTCCCACGATGAGCGTGGCAGGATCGACCGATCCGAAACTGGAGATATACATCCCCCACTTAGGGATGAACTCACTCGGGACATTCCTGAGACCAAGCCCGAAGAAGTCGTTGATCTGAGTGGAGAATATGGTGAGAGCTATACCGGCTGTGAAGCCGACTACTATCGGATAAGGGATGAACTTGATGACTGTGCCGAGACGGAACATGCCGAGGGCAACAAGGATCAGACCAGCCATGAACGTAGCCACGGCGAGGCCTTCGAGACCGAAGTTGGCAATGATGTTGTAGACAATCACAATAAACGCGCCTGTGGGCCCGCCTATCTGCACGGAGCAGCCACCGGCCGCCGACACTATGAAGCCACCAATTATGGCTGTGATCAGACCGACAGTGGGGTTGACACCACTTGCTATGCCGAAGGCGATCGCCAAAGGGAGAGCGACAATGCCGACAACGATTCCAGCTATAAGGTCGGCCTTAAATTTGTCAAAAGAATATTGACTCAAGGCTGAAAACAATTTAGGCCTAAAGTCCAACGGTCCTGTTAAATTCATGTTTGATTAATAAACTTTCTTACTCTTTTCTATTGCGGCTGCAAAATTACATAAAAAACCTTAACCCGACACAAATTTATACTGTATAATTTTGTCGTTTTCACATTTATATGTTAATTTTGGAGCTAATTGTTAAATTGGAAATTGTGTGATCTGTTAAATTTTTGCAACAATTACACGTTACGATTGTTAATATAATAAGAATTCACTTTCCTGTACACACTGAGGGATATATACTCTACAACAGACATATGAAAAAATCTACAATCTGGTTCCTTACCATAATTATGGCACTCACGTTGTCAGGGTTGCTTTATGTACAGATAATGTACATGAACAACATGAAGAAGATGCGTGACGACCAATTCGCCGAAGGGGTGAAGAGGTCGCTCTATGCCGTAAGCACAAGTCTGGAACAGAATGAGGCAAAATATTTCCTGGAGGAAGATATGTCGTCGTTGCAGTCGGACCTGTATCCCCGCGTGAACCCGGACGGGTCGGTGGGCATCAACAACACGTTCACAACGCCAGAGGGCATCAACTATGACCTGTCGCTGAAGATGAAGGTGGACAGGCGCACGGTGTCGCCGTCGATGCGCGAGCTCATGAGGGGGAAGTATCTCTATCAGAAAGGGCTGCTTGACGAGGTGATACTCTCGATACTCAACCAGTCGAGCAACCGTCCGATCACAGAGCGAGCCGACTCGGCGGAGGTGGCAAGGTATCTGCGTTCGGAGCTTGACAACAACGGGCTGTCGCTGCCGTTTGAGTTTGCGGTGGTGAACCGCATCGGGGCATTCGTGTACAAGTCGGCCGGCTTCAGCCCTTCGGTGAAGGACCAGTCGAGCATGTTTGTACAGACCCTCTTCCCTAATGACCCCAAGAACAAGATGTATTACCTCAAGGTGTATTTCCCTACCAGAAGTGACTATATCTTCGACTCCATAAGGTTCATGATACCGTCGTTCATATTCTCGTTCATCCTGCTTGTGACGTTTGTGTGCACCATAATACTTGCGTTCAGGCAGAAGAAGCTCACAGAGATGAAGAACGATTTTATCAACAATATGACCCACGAGTTCAAGACCCCTATCTCGACCATATCACTTGCCGCACAGATGCTCAACGACAATGCGGTGCTTAAATCGCCCGCCATGCTCGGGCATATATCGACGGTGATAAATGATGAGACCAAGCGACTGAGGTTTCAGGTGGAGAAGGTGTTGCAGATGTCGATGTTTGACCGCCAGAAAGCCACTCTGCGCCTACAGAATGTGGACGCCAACCAGATCATAGCCGGCATAACGTCGACTTTCAAGCTCAAGGTGGAGAAATACGGCGGACATATAGAGACATTCCTTGGAGCCAAGGAGTCGACCGTGAATGTCGATGAGATGCATTTCACCAATGTGATATTCAATCTGCTTGACAATGCGGTGAAGTATCGCCGGGAGGATGTGCCGCTGGAACTGAAAGTGTCGACAAGGAACGTGAAGGCTCACGGAGAGGAGCGTTTCCAGGTAAGCATTCACGACAACGGCATAGGGATGCGGCGAGAGGATCTAAAGAAGATATTCGAAAAATTCTACCGTGTCTCCACCGGCAACCGCCACGATGTGAAGGGTTTCGGGCTCGGGCTCGCTTATGTGAAGAAGATGGTGAGCGAACTCGGGGGCGAAATAAGCGTGGAGAGCGAAATCAATGTAGGAACAAAATTTATAATAACTCTACCAATAACTCTAAATTAAGAAATTATGGAAGATCGTTTGCGCATACTACTATGTGAGGATGACGAGAACCTCGGAATGCTTCTCAGGGAATACCTGCAGGCCAAGGGGCTCAACGCCGATCTCTTTCCCGATGGCGAAAGTGGATACAAGGCTTTCCTAAAGGGCAAGTACGACCTGTGTGTGCTTGACGTGATGATGCCCAAGAAGGACGGATTCGCGCTCGCACAGGAGATACGCACTGTCAATTCCGAAGTCCCCATCATCTTCCTCACCGCCAAGTCACTCAAAGAGGATATCCTTGAGGGCTTCAAGATCGGTGCGGATGACTATATCACCAAGCCATTCTCTATGGAGGAACTCGTGTTCCGCATCGAGGCAATCCTGCGCCGCGTCAAGGGCAAGAAGGGCAAGGAGATCACTATGTACAAGATAGGCAAGTTCACGTTTGACACTCAGAAGCAGGTGCTTCTGATCGATGACAAGGTGACCAAGCTTACCACCAAGGAGTCGGAGCTCCTGAGCCTGCTCTGTGCACATGTCAATGAAATCCTTGAGAGGAACTTCGCTCTCAAGACCATATGGATTGACGACAATTATTTCAACGCGCGCTCAATGGATGTCTACATCACCAAGCTGCGCAAGCATCTTAAGGATGATCCGTCAATCGAAATCATCAATATCCACGGCAAGGGCTATAAGCTCATCGCACCGGAGGTCGAGGCAGGCAACTGATCCAGCCACAGGACTTTCTCTAAGGTCAAAAGATTGATATCAATATACACGACAGAAACAGCGTCGGAGGCGTGATGCCTCCGACGCTGTTTCTGTCGTGTATATGACGGTGCCACATCACACCATAGCACTGAGTGCGACAGTCAAATACGACTATATGTGCAGACAAAGCAAATACCCTGTAGGGGATAAAGCCTACAGGGTATTCGCTTTGTGTTATTCAGAGTCAGGGATCAGATGCCCTGGAGCTTGAACTGGATCGGGAGTGTGTACCACACGTTCACTGCGTGACCGTTCATCTTACCGGGGACGAACTTGGGAAGTGACTTAACCACGCGGACTGCCTCTTTGTCGAGGTCGGGGTCCTTGCCGCGGACAACTTTTACTTCACCAACAGCACCGGTCTTTGTAACGACGAACTGTACGACCACGCGGCCCTGGATATTGTTTTCCTGAGCCATGGCCGGGTAGCGGATGTGCTCAGCCACGTACTTGAGGAGCGCGGCCTCGCCACCGGGGAACTGGGGTTTCTGCTCAACGACGTCGAATACCTTGTTATCGTCGACAGGTTCGGGCTTCTTCTCCTCTACGATTACCTCATTCTTGTGCTCACGAACCACGTTAAGGTCGTCAGTACCCTTGTCAAAGTCAGTGGTACCCACGGCTGTATCGGTGTCCTTGAGTTCGTCCTGGCTCTTGATCTCCTCGACAACTTCTTCGTCGCGGACGATAGCGAGCTCAGTGGCTTTCACAGTGTTAAGGATCTCTTCGGGGAGAGCTTCGGGAAGCTGCTCTTCCACGCGCTGCTGTTCGGGTTCTTCCGGCTCGTCGTCCTCAACGTCCTCGGTAGAGTAGTCGATGAGGGCCTGCTCGACCTGGTCCTCGGGGCGTGCGTCATTCTTCTGAAGCACGGTGTTGGCGAGGAGTCCGAGAAGAGCAACGATGAAGAGAACCACAAGGATCACAAGCATTGCGCGGTTGTGACGCTTAGCGGAAGCCTTTCGGAGGGTGTATGCTCCGAAGTTCTTGTTCTTGCCTTCAAATATAAGGTCAATCCATTCTGATGATGAAAGATCTACATCTTTTGCCATATTTCGTAAGAGATTTTTCGGGTTAATATATATCTATCATCAACATATTACTTCGGGTTCTTCTTGAGATAGTCAAGAATGAGAGTAGAGTCGGTCTGATTGATGTTGTCGATCTGATAACGTGAAATCTGGTTGATCTGCATCTCATCAAGAGTCGAAATCAAGCTTTCCCAAGAAGCTTCAGGAGCCGCCTTGATAATTACTACAGGACGGGTGAGAGTGGAGTCGTTACGGATCTCGCGAGCGCGAGCCTGGTAGATGGAGTCGTTGGCAGCAGAATTGTTGGGTGCGAACTCTTTTTTGCGCCAGCGAGCTTTCTCGACTTCAATCTTGTCAAGAACGAGACGGTTACGGTCGTGAAGGATCTTACGGATACCTTTCTGTACGCTGCCGTCGTTACCAATGAATTTTTCAGCCTTAAGCTTATTGTTGTCAATAAGACCGTCGCCGTCGGCATCGGCTATTTCGGGCATACCTTCATAGTAATAAACGGTGTTCATGGGGCGTCCGGTGTCATCTTTCTTGACTGATCCGTCGGCATTACGATCTGTCGCAAGGATTAGTGTGATAGCCTCTGATTCCTTAGCTTTGTTCATCTCCTGCTGCTCAACTTTCTCATTCGAGGGGAGTGAGATGGTGAGAGTCTGAGACTTGATCATTGTGGTACAAAGCATGAAGAATGTGATCAGAAGCATATTCATATCCACCATGGGTGTGAAGTCCACATGGATCGACATTTTCTTCTGGGCACCTTTTTTCTTTTTGCCCTTGTCTGATTGTTCGATTTGTGCCATGGTGTGATTAATCTTGCTCTGTTTTAAGTGCTGTCATGATGCTGAAGCGGTTCATCTTAAGAGTCTGGAGGTTGTCAAGGACATCCTGAACTACATCGTAGGGGGTGTCTTTGTCAGCCTTCACAGCGATACCTTCGCCTTTCTTCATGGCTTTCTGAAGGTTGTCGTTGCCAGAGTTGTAGATGGCGCGCATCCAGATTTGGAACTCATTGAGGTGCTCCATGTCCTTGTTGTCATTCACCGGGATACCTACCCCTTTCTGGGTCATATCGGAGATGAACTTGTCCTGCTCGGTCTGAGACATTGCGAGGAATTGGTGAAGGACTTGGAAGGGTACTCCAAACATGTTTATTTTGGAGAATGCTTCACGATCCTGTGCTGATAGCTGCACCTGATTGCTTGGGTGCTGCTTGTTGTAAAGCGTTACTGCTTCATCGAGGATGGTCTTGCGAAGAGCCTCGGTTCCCCATGTGTCCTTGAGTTCGGCATCAGCGTCACCGGCAATGGAGATAAAGACTTTTCCTTCGGGGCTAACGAGTACCGATGCCAGGTTGGCGGTGGGCACTTTCTGCTCCGATACAGATGAAGGCGTCAACACTGTGACGGGCTCCTTCTGAAGGAAGGTCGATGTCAACATGAAGAAAGTAAGCAAGAGCACAGTCACGTCACTCATCGCGGTCATGTCGATGAGGGTGCTTTTTCTCTTAATTTTTACTTTTCCCATATTACGTTATCGGTTGAAGAGTTGTTTTTTGAAAAAGATTGTTGTTTTATCTTCTTGATAAAGTAATGTGGAATTAGTGAGAAGCGGCAAATGTCTGCACGATTGAGAAACCGATCTCGTCGATAGCGTAGGTCAGGTTGTCAATCTTGTTGGTGTAGAAGTTGTAGGAGATAACAGCGAAAGCACCAGTTGCGATACCGAATGCGGTATTGATAAGTGCCTCAGAGATACCGGTAGAAAGTTCGGTAGAGTCAGGAGCACCAGATGCAGCAAGAGCCTGGAATGACTTGATCATACCGATCACAGTACCGAGAAGACCTACGAGAGTACCGAGAGTGGTGAGTGTAGCGACGATGGGAAGGTTCTGCTGGAGGGCGGGCATCTCAAGTGCGGTAGCTTCCTCAACAGTCTTCTGAAGATTAGCGATCTTCTGCTCCTTTGAGAGGACGGTGTTCTTGTCCATGTCCTCGTAAGAGTTGAGAGCGGCAGCGACGATAGCTGCAACAGAACCCTGCTGCTTAGCGCAGAGAGCCTTTGCACCCTGGATGTCGTTAGACACGAGGCACTTCTTAACGCCAGCGACGAACTTCTCGATAGAGCCTTTACCCTTAGCAGAAGAGAGGGCGATCCAACGCTCTACAGAAAGAACGATAACTGTGAGGAAGAGGGTCTGAAGAATAGGCACGATGAAACCACCCTTGTAGATAGTTCCCCAAAGGTCGATGGGGTGACCTTCCTCGAAGTGAGATTCGTGACCGAACCAGAAAACGAAGAGCAACACAGCTACTACGAAACAAGCGAGGATCACAAGGAACGCATTCTTGATACCGGCAACATTGCTGCCTTCTTTTTTTGCAGCCGGCTTGGCTACGGTGGGCTTTTGAGCTTCCATAATTTGAATTAACTGTTTTGTTTTGGTTTATTAGTTTATGTATTAGTTTTGATGATTTCTCGATCTTACCGGCGCACCGACCAACAGTGTCTATACACAATCAGCATGCCTTGACATCAGGCATTCCGGTTGTTGTATCTGAGATGTGAGGGCGGGTGGCAATTCGATTTAAAGGATTAAAAGAATAGATTTATTTGCGATATGTGCCCTCTCCGTCACAGGTGGACAAGGCATAAACGGTATGCAAATTTAAAATGAAATTTCGGTGTTTGCAAACGTTTTATCTCTTTTTTTATACCCATATCTCTAAAATTCATAAATTAATGCAACAATATAGCGAATTTGACACTATTTCACCATTTTTAGTCCATTCGATTTAAAGTTATTTAAAATATATTCACTAACTTTGCCACTTCTATAATGTACAGGTAAAATACATATCTACACAAGAATAATGATAAAAACCATCAATCTCAAAAAGGGGCTCAATATGCGCCTTGCAGGTCAGCTCTCCGACACCAGTGTCGCCGCCGACATCAGGCCTGCCAGGATAGCCATATCCCCTGACGATTATCCCGGATTCCTTCCGAAGCCCGAGGTAAAGGAAGGGGACACTGTGAGCCAGGGGGCTCCGCTCATGCATGACAAGAATGATCCGGATGTGAAACTCGTATCCCCTATCAGCGGCACTGTAGAGAGCATAGTCAGAGGGGCTCGCAGAAAGATTGAACGCATAGTGGTGATGCCGTCCGACGAGTGCCTGGCCGCGTCAGCAATCGATACCGCCTCAGTCAAAACAGAGGCTGATGTGCGCAGAGCCCTGAAGAAGTCGGGACTCTGGTCTATGATGCGCCGCCGCCCCTACGATATAGTGCCAACGGACGGCGACCGTCCGCGCGACATATTCGTCACCGCCATGGACACTGCGCCTCTCGCCCTCGATCCATGCCACACAATAGCCGGCAAGGAGGCTGAGATAGCCAAGGGAGTGGAGACCCTGAAAAGGCTTACCGACGGCACCGTATATATAAGTATAGCGCAAGGGTGCAATTTCCCTGACATAAAGGGTGCGGAGATC
The sequence above is drawn from the Duncaniella freteri genome and encodes:
- the mreC gene encoding rod shape-determining protein MreC, with translation MSELLKFLVRFSSWFLFFVYLIAGFVLLFSGNPFQHHVYLTSANRVASGLYSTTNSVSSYFFLKEINEDLQRRNSDLELEIYRLNDVIRNYREKAYADTMSVDSALSRYHFVIAHVINNSVNRAHNYITIQKGRLDGIEPEMGVMDQNGIVGIVNVVGDHTARLISVLNPYLRLSCKVKGHDQVGSLVWDGQDPGEALLEELPKHSEFTPGDTIVTSGYSSVFPEGVPVGTVLSSTRDIEDNFYTLRVKLFTDFSTLSTVRVIRDNMRDELSAVEKELEIKNIK
- a CDS encoding rod shape-determining protein, producing the protein MGLFSFTKEIAIDLGTANTIIIHNDKIVIDEPSIVALEKRTGKLMAVGREAKLMQGKENDGIETIRPLRKGVIANFNAAEMMIRGLIKKASSKNNWFSPSMKMVVGIPSGSTEVEIRAVRDSSEHAGGRDVYMIYEPMAAALGIGIDVLAPQGNMIVDIGGGTTEIAVISLGGIVSNKSIQVAGDDLTDDIMEHMSRVHNVKVGERTAEMIKIHVGSALTELENPPEDFIVHGPNKMTALPMEVPVSYQEISHCIEKSISRIEAAVLQALDETPPELYSDIVMNGIFLAGGGAMLRGLDKRLTDKIGIQFHIAEDPLLAVAKGTGVALKNIETFSFLIR
- the purH gene encoding bifunctional phosphoribosylaminoimidazolecarboxamide formyltransferase/IMP cyclohydrolase, encoding MSDNKRIKTALVSVFYKDGLEEILSLLNSNGVKFISTGGTRSFIEGLGYECAAVEDLTGYPSILGGRVKTLHPKVFGGILNRRDNEGDRAQIAQYDIPEIDLVIVDLYPFSATVASGASEADIIEKIDIGGISLIRGAAKNYNDVVIVASKAQYAPLAEMLRRNGAESSLEERRWFAGQAFAVSSGYDTDICNYFASTSVESPIAECKELRIAFDDAKTMRYGENPHQKGTFYGDFDGMFEQLHGKDISYNNLLDIDAAVTLVSEFSEPTFAVLKHNNACGLATRPTIAEAWKEALAGDPVSAFGGVLITNGTVDAEAAEEINKIFFEVIIAPAYTPEALEVLKQKKNRIILVQKSPLGTTRQFRSCLNGALVQDRDLKVETTEDLQQVTEKAVTPGQASDLLFANKIVKNSKSNAIVLAKGGMLLASGVGQTSRVDALRQAIEKARSFGHDLNGAVMASDAFFPFPDCVEIAGQAGITAVIHPGGSIRDNESVAYCNEHDMAMVITGFRHFKH
- a CDS encoding DMT family transporter encodes the protein MWVLLATLSALCLGFYDVMKKLSVSGNNVLGVLFLNTCFGALFMLPVIIIGISHGNYGLGNTLAGHGYILIKSGIVLGSWLLGYASIKHLPLTIAGPVNASRPVLVLVGALVIFGERLNAWQWTGVIIGFWSLFFISRVGGREGFSLKHSRWVWMAIGATALGAVSALYDKYLLTRFEPLEVQAWYSLYQLVIMGVTLFVIMRVSGVSTPLRWRWTIPLISVFLTVADIAYFYSLSLDGSMIAVVSMIRRGSVIVSFFYGVVALHEKNIRLKLVDLSMLLVGLAFLVVGSLE
- a CDS encoding SulP family inorganic anion transporter encodes the protein MNLTGPLDFRPKLFSALSQYSFDKFKADLIAGIVVGIVALPLAIAFGIASGVNPTVGLITAIIGGFIVSAAGGCSVQIGGPTGAFIVIVYNIIANFGLEGLAVATFMAGLILVALGMFRLGTVIKFIPYPIVVGFTAGIALTIFSTQINDFFGLGLRNVPSEFIPKWGMYISSFGSVDPATLIVGVVSLLIIVITPKLSRRLPGALLAIIIVTAVVFLIPGIHVETIGDRFGELATDIPQPHGFELNMATINRLLPSAFTIAILGAIESLLSATVADGVTGSRTDSNTELIGQGMANIVVPFFGGIPVTGAIARTMTNITNGGRTPVAGIVHAVVLFLIFLFLMPLINLVPMSCLAAVLIVVAYNMSGWRTIRALFHSPKSDISVLAVTFLLTVIFDLTIAIEMGLLLAIILFLRRVMDNIEIKVYSQKLDIAEGSESTVHEVLNVNPGVEIYEIDGPFFFGVATKFDEMMRSTLGRKPSVRIIRMRKVPFIDSTGIHNLEILIKSSQEAGIHVVLSGVKDNVREALVNAGIDRLLGEDHICDHITKAVVMANRLAPAEDAQASLA
- a CDS encoding sensor histidine kinase, whose product is MKKSTIWFLTIIMALTLSGLLYVQIMYMNNMKKMRDDQFAEGVKRSLYAVSTSLEQNEAKYFLEEDMSSLQSDLYPRVNPDGSVGINNTFTTPEGINYDLSLKMKVDRRTVSPSMRELMRGKYLYQKGLLDEVILSILNQSSNRPITERADSAEVARYLRSELDNNGLSLPFEFAVVNRIGAFVYKSAGFSPSVKDQSSMFVQTLFPNDPKNKMYYLKVYFPTRSDYIFDSIRFMIPSFIFSFILLVTFVCTIILAFRQKKLTEMKNDFINNMTHEFKTPISTISLAAQMLNDNAVLKSPAMLGHISTVINDETKRLRFQVEKVLQMSMFDRQKATLRLQNVDANQIIAGITSTFKLKVEKYGGHIETFLGAKESTVNVDEMHFTNVIFNLLDNAVKYRREDVPLELKVSTRNVKAHGEERFQVSIHDNGIGMRREDLKKIFEKFYRVSTGNRHDVKGFGLGLAYVKKMVSELGGEISVESEINVGTKFIITLPITLN